One part of the Mya arenaria isolate MELC-2E11 chromosome 3, ASM2691426v1 genome encodes these proteins:
- the LOC128228543 gene encoding uncharacterized protein LOC128228543 has translation MAAPIRAIKSGNRLLQLYGVQCSTVISRCKSNKRDDGPPPWAAVQTPTGHSHTCMFYAKLSDRDRWQRRREFVNKPWMDIMENYGKRKKQEEASGKPQQEPPKLLMVTQVRSVKGRPFWERDWLTQLGIKEKGKPYILKNKEGSNNLLKKVSHLVEIFPVTFPYGPPTSEDDLDHCVLCDNGEFIIKKRLSSQEQIETSMPTTEQLPDGKFEISQELLDKTLEYKKQNYQIHQEYYQTKYIYTKNQDKKEYRYNGDQSIGFDKIWH, from the exons ATGGCTGCGCCCATCCGA GCCATCAAGTCTGGTAACCGACTTCTGCAGCTGTATGGAGTCCAGTGTTCTACTGTAATCTCACGTTGCAAGTCCAACAAAAGAGACGATGGACCACCACCCTGGGCTGCCGTGCAAACACCCACTGGACACTCTCATACCTGCATGTTCTACGCCAAGCTGTCTGACAGAGATAGATGG CAAAGGCGACGAGAGTTTGTGAACAAGCCATGGATGGACATCATGGAGAACTACGGcaagagaaaaaaacaagaggAAGCTTCTGGGAAACCACAACAAGAGCCACCAAAACTGCTTATGGTGACACAAGTGCGGAGTGTCAAGGGGCGGCCTTTCTGGGAGAGGGACTGGCTTACACAACTTGGAATTAAAGAG AAAGGAAAGCCTTACATACTCAAGAACAAGGAAGGCAgtaacaatttattaaagaagGTGAGTCATCTTGTTGAAATATTCCCAGTTACCTTTCCCTATGGACCTCCTACATCGGAAGACGATCTGGATCACTGTGTGTTATGTGACAATGGAGAATTTATCATCAAAAAGAGACTTAGCTCACAGGAACAAATAGAAACCAGCATGCCAACAACGGAACAGTTGCCAGACGGTAAATTTGAGATATCGCAAGAATTGTTGGATAAAACTTTGGAGTATAAGAAACAGAACTATCAGATTCACCAGGAGTACTACCAGACAAAGTATATATACACCAAGAATCAGGATAAAAAGGAGTATCGTTACAATGGTGACCAAAGTATTGGATTTGATAAAATATGGCATTAG